The following proteins are co-located in the Alcaligenes faecalis genome:
- a CDS encoding porin has protein sequence MKKTLLAAALMAGFAGVAHAETSVTLYGILDGGIGYQKFKGTETYTSNGNGTSYEQKKTGMINGIQSGNRWGLKGSEDLGDGLRAVFQLESGFDLSTGNSAQGGRLFGRHATLGLAGDSWGQLDFGRQTNIASKYLPGVADPFGGGFDQANIGGAFTSANTVRYDNMVMYQTPNFSGFQFGVGYSFNTGGSQEYKVNEVNNINDGLERNQRAVTTGLRYVNGPIGVALTYDQYKTAESRAVVNGPVSGGDTVKSWNIGGSYDFEVVKAYLAFGQTRDGLFAAQSYSGFGLGDAMVSNGLSSLDGLKVNSYLVGLSAPVGAGTVMGSWTMADPRSAPDQLANSGASWEMKKQHTFSLGYSHPLSKRTNVYAIGSYAKNVYFMPDAKSTLIGVGLRHQF, from the coding sequence ATGAAAAAGACTCTGCTCGCTGCTGCTCTGATGGCCGGCTTCGCTGGCGTCGCACACGCAGAAACGTCTGTCACCCTGTACGGTATTCTGGACGGTGGTATCGGTTACCAAAAATTCAAAGGCACTGAAACCTACACCTCGAACGGTAACGGTACTTCTTACGAACAGAAGAAAACCGGTATGATCAACGGCATCCAGTCGGGTAACCGCTGGGGCTTGAAGGGTTCCGAAGATCTGGGCGATGGCCTGCGCGCTGTATTCCAACTGGAAAGCGGCTTTGATCTGTCCACCGGTAATTCCGCTCAAGGTGGTCGTCTGTTCGGTCGTCACGCCACTCTGGGTCTGGCTGGCGACAGCTGGGGTCAATTGGACTTCGGTCGTCAAACTAACATCGCCTCCAAATACTTGCCAGGCGTAGCCGATCCTTTCGGCGGTGGTTTCGATCAAGCTAACATCGGTGGTGCTTTCACATCCGCTAACACCGTTCGTTACGACAACATGGTCATGTACCAAACCCCTAACTTCTCCGGCTTCCAGTTCGGCGTTGGTTACTCCTTCAATACTGGTGGTTCCCAAGAGTACAAGGTTAACGAAGTTAATAACATTAATGATGGTCTGGAGCGCAACCAGCGCGCCGTGACCACCGGTCTGCGTTACGTTAACGGCCCTATCGGTGTTGCTCTGACATACGATCAGTACAAAACTGCTGAAAGCCGTGCTGTTGTGAATGGTCCAGTGAGCGGTGGTGACACTGTTAAGTCCTGGAACATCGGTGGTAGCTACGACTTTGAAGTTGTGAAGGCTTACTTGGCTTTCGGCCAAACCCGTGACGGTTTGTTCGCTGCTCAGTCCTACAGCGGCTTTGGTTTGGGTGATGCAATGGTCTCTAATGGCTTGAGCAGCCTGGACGGCCTGAAAGTTAACTCCTACTTGGTCGGTTTGTCCGCTCCTGTGGGTGCTGGTACTGTGATGGGTTCTTGGACGATGGCTGATCCTCGTTCGGCTCCAGATCAACTGGCTAACTCCGGTGCTTCGTGGGAAATGAAGAAACAGCATACGTTCAGCCTGGGTTACAGCCACCCACTGAGCAAGCGCACGAACGTGTATGCAATTGGTTCCTACGCCAAGAACGTGTACTTCATGCCTGATGCTAAGTCGACTCTGATCGGCGTTGGTCTGCGTCACCAGTTCTAA